The following coding sequences lie in one Pseudomonas sp. B33.4 genomic window:
- a CDS encoding hybrid sensor histidine kinase/response regulator, with amino-acid sequence MQFLSDSHGCEGWKGEMAGRISAFDWRHTELGPLDTWPASLCSAVQLMLASPLPMVMLWGRAGYMIYNDAYSIFAGGRHPYLLGAPVELGWPEVADFNRHVVDTCLAGGTLSYRNKELVLLRDGVPEDVWMDLYYSPIANDDGVPAGVMAMVVETTEFMHSERRRQAAEKASRADNERVRLALNAGALLGSFVWDVKNNTLSADERFARTFSYPPDHDLNNLAQDIAESRIHPDDHAWVQERIAHSVQTGEPYNAEYRVQRSDGSYLWVLASGACEFDEHGEPLRFPGVLIDIHERKIAEESLLKFTRNLEQRVGEEVEARLAAEEQLRQSQKLEAIGGLTGGVAHDFNNLLQVIAGNLHLLARHEPNNANVQRRVSASLAAVERGAKLSSQLLAFARRQPLSPAVCNPRQIFEGVGELLQRALGETIQIDVQLPTAPWHINVDRNQLENAILNLAINARDAMKGEGTIGLSAANVQLDREFCAGKGIVPGEFVRVAVSDSGAGIAQDILEQVFEPFFTTKADGQGTGLGLSMVFGFVKQSGGHVDIASAVGEGTRVQLYFPRSLRPILDESPNLQRQQSGGHETLLVVEDNDAVRASAVELLREEGYRVLTAGNGDAAMQMLLEGVEVDLIFTDVVMPGLIKSSDLFAWAKVQTPPVAVLFTSGHTRDIISRNHQLSPDTHLLGKPYSPEAMLQMIRVVLGS; translated from the coding sequence ATGCAGTTTTTATCCGATAGCCATGGTTGTGAGGGCTGGAAAGGCGAAATGGCCGGACGCATCAGTGCGTTCGACTGGCGCCATACCGAACTCGGCCCGCTGGACACCTGGCCGGCCAGCCTGTGCAGCGCGGTGCAATTGATGCTGGCGTCGCCGCTGCCAATGGTCATGCTCTGGGGCCGCGCCGGCTACATGATCTACAACGATGCCTATTCGATATTTGCCGGTGGTCGGCACCCGTATCTGCTCGGTGCGCCGGTGGAGCTGGGTTGGCCGGAAGTCGCCGATTTCAACCGGCACGTGGTCGATACCTGCCTGGCCGGTGGCACTTTGTCTTACCGCAATAAAGAACTGGTGCTGTTGCGCGATGGCGTCCCCGAAGACGTCTGGATGGATTTGTATTACAGCCCGATCGCCAACGATGACGGGGTGCCCGCCGGGGTGATGGCGATGGTGGTGGAAACCACCGAATTCATGCACTCCGAACGCCGCCGTCAGGCCGCCGAAAAGGCTTCCCGCGCTGACAATGAGCGGGTACGTCTGGCGCTGAATGCCGGTGCCTTGCTTGGCTCGTTTGTCTGGGATGTGAAAAACAACACATTGTCAGCAGACGAGCGTTTCGCCCGTACGTTCTCTTATCCGCCGGATCATGACCTGAACAATCTGGCCCAGGACATTGCCGAGTCACGCATCCATCCCGATGATCACGCCTGGGTACAGGAACGAATCGCCCATTCCGTGCAGACCGGCGAGCCGTATAACGCCGAATACCGAGTCCAGCGTAGCGACGGCAGTTATCTGTGGGTGCTGGCCAGTGGCGCCTGTGAGTTCGACGAACACGGCGAGCCGTTGCGCTTTCCCGGCGTGTTGATCGACATTCATGAACGCAAGATTGCCGAAGAATCCCTGCTCAAATTTACCCGCAATCTCGAACAGCGCGTGGGCGAAGAGGTTGAGGCGCGTCTGGCGGCTGAAGAGCAGTTGCGTCAGTCGCAGAAGCTCGAAGCCATTGGCGGTTTGACCGGTGGCGTCGCTCACGACTTCAATAATCTGTTGCAAGTGATCGCCGGCAATCTGCATTTGCTTGCACGTCACGAGCCGAACAACGCCAATGTGCAGCGCCGGGTCAGCGCCTCGCTGGCGGCGGTCGAACGCGGCGCCAAGCTGTCTTCGCAATTGCTCGCGTTTGCCCGGCGCCAGCCGTTGTCGCCGGCAGTGTGTAACCCGCGACAGATTTTCGAAGGTGTCGGTGAGTTACTGCAGCGGGCGTTGGGCGAAACCATTCAGATCGACGTGCAGTTGCCGACCGCGCCGTGGCACATCAACGTCGACCGCAATCAACTGGAAAACGCAATTCTCAATCTGGCGATCAACGCCCGCGATGCCATGAAGGGCGAGGGCACCATCGGGCTCAGCGCTGCCAACGTGCAACTCGACCGCGAGTTTTGTGCCGGTAAAGGCATCGTTCCCGGCGAGTTTGTCCGAGTCGCCGTCAGTGACAGCGGCGCTGGCATTGCGCAAGACATTCTCGAGCAAGTGTTCGAACCGTTTTTCACCACCAAGGCCGATGGCCAGGGCACCGGGTTGGGTCTGAGCATGGTGTTCGGCTTCGTCAAACAGAGCGGCGGGCATGTCGACATTGCCAGTGCCGTCGGCGAGGGCACGCGGGTGCAGTTGTACTTTCCGCGCAGCCTGCGCCCGATCCTTGATGAATCGCCCAATCTGCAACGGCAACAGAGCGGTGGCCACGAGACGTTGCTGGTGGTCGAGGACAACGACGCGGTGCGCGCCTCGGCGGTCGAGTTGCTGCGCGAGGAAGGTTACCGCGTGTTGACCGCCGGCAATGGCGATGCGGCCATGCAGATGCTCCTCGAAGGTGTCGAGGTCGACCTGATTTTCACCGACGTGGTCATGCCGGGGCTGATCAAGAGTTCCGACTTGTTCGCCTGGGCCAAAGTGCAGACGCCGCCGGTGGCGGTGCTGTTCACCTCCGGGCACACCCGCGACATCATCTCGCGCAATCACCAGCTCAGTCCCGACACGCATTTGCTCGGCAAACCGTATAGCCCGGAGGCCATGTTGCAGATGATTCGCGTGGTGCTCGGTAGTTGA
- a CDS encoding GntR family transcriptional regulator has protein sequence MTEKKLETTVDRVYQGVYEAISKRSLRPGMKLGEASLAELFNVSRTSVRAALKQLEADGLVTTEPNKGASVSLPSNEEIRSLFETRRLIEIGIVTELCRRKDTAAMQDLREHLLLEDEAHAAGDHERLIHLLGEFHIKLARSLNNPVLLDWFQKLISRASLYAAALDDDSHEVCRDDEHLRLIEYIEAGNQSAAIELTCMHLNGIEKAILDVAAKMKTGYHPLKHLIGV, from the coding sequence ATGACCGAGAAGAAACTGGAAACCACGGTCGACCGCGTCTACCAAGGGGTTTACGAGGCGATCAGCAAGCGTTCGTTACGCCCGGGCATGAAACTGGGTGAGGCCTCATTGGCCGAGTTATTCAATGTCAGCCGCACGTCGGTGCGCGCTGCATTGAAACAATTGGAGGCCGACGGACTGGTTACTACCGAGCCCAATAAAGGTGCATCGGTGTCACTGCCGAGTAACGAAGAGATCCGTTCGCTGTTCGAAACCCGTCGGCTGATCGAGATCGGCATCGTCACTGAACTGTGCCGGCGCAAGGACACTGCAGCGATGCAGGATTTGCGCGAACACCTGCTCCTGGAAGACGAAGCCCATGCCGCCGGCGATCACGAACGGTTGATTCATCTGCTCGGCGAGTTCCACATCAAACTGGCGCGCAGCCTCAATAACCCGGTGTTGCTCGACTGGTTCCAGAAGCTGATTTCCCGTGCCTCGCTGTACGCCGCAGCACTGGACGACGACAGTCATGAAGTGTGTCGCGACGACGAGCATCTGCGCCTGATCGAATACATCGAGGCGGGCAATCAGAGCGCGGCCATCGAGCTGACCTGCATGCATTTGAACGGTATCGAGAAAGCCATCCTCGACGTCGCCGCGAAGATGAAAACTGGCTACCATCCGCTCAAGCACCTGATCGGGGTCTAG
- a CDS encoding response regulator, giving the protein MKRDIRLLIVDDNVATRYALRRRLERHGYEVLEAGTGGEGLALIDSETLDALILDVNLPDMSGFDIVRILRADTRTALLPVIHVSAASIQTGDIITGLDAGADAYLIHPVDPDVLLATLRTLLRVRDTENALRESEARFREIFVNVSAPIAVLDAHLKVHECNHAFAQLILDNQDPQTLRECFADDQSAILNELRLRLVDGERWKGTLNMRVQGEIRETEWQISPYRTPELSLVFVEDVTEHRHRERSHLARLDDTTTQLAKETAERVRAEAQLLQVQKMDALGKLTGGIAHDFNNLLTGIITSLELIQKRVADQRLDKVQFYSEAALNSAMSAASLTHRLLAFARQQPLDTRPVDINDHVRSLEELLMRTIGERISLKLELTNKPAIALVDPVQLESAVLNLVINARDALPAGGNIWVSTYAAYSHGDPNLADGAYVALSVRDDGTGIEHNVIDKVFDPFFTTKPLGQGTGLGLSTIYGFARQSGGDAHIRSVARRGTEVTIMLPATTDPTGADIPPPVVDPQGTGEHVLIVEDMPSVRMFVTEVLEDAGYRCTQAADIETALERLQNDPSINLLLTDVGLPRMSGRELADVARGWRDGLPILFMTGYAETAINRQVFLGSGMDMLVKPFQISELLDKVRRTLDGA; this is encoded by the coding sequence ATGAAACGTGACATCCGCCTGTTGATCGTCGACGACAACGTCGCCACCCGCTACGCCCTGCGTCGACGGCTGGAGCGGCACGGTTACGAGGTGCTGGAAGCCGGCACCGGCGGTGAGGGGCTGGCGCTGATTGACAGCGAAACGCTCGACGCGTTGATCCTCGACGTCAATCTGCCGGACATGAGCGGTTTCGACATCGTGCGTATCCTGCGTGCTGACACACGCACGGCGCTGCTGCCGGTAATCCATGTCTCCGCCGCGTCGATCCAGACCGGTGACATCATCACCGGCCTCGACGCCGGTGCCGATGCCTACCTGATTCACCCGGTCGACCCGGATGTGCTGCTGGCCACCCTGCGCACGCTGTTGCGGGTACGCGACACGGAAAATGCCCTGCGTGAAAGCGAGGCGCGGTTCCGCGAGATTTTCGTCAATGTGTCTGCGCCGATTGCGGTGCTTGATGCACATTTGAAAGTGCACGAATGCAACCACGCCTTCGCACAACTGATCCTCGACAATCAGGACCCGCAAACCCTGCGCGAATGCTTTGCCGACGATCAAAGCGCAATTCTCAACGAGCTGCGCCTGCGCCTGGTCGATGGCGAGCGCTGGAAAGGCACGCTGAACATGCGCGTGCAGGGTGAGATTCGTGAAACCGAGTGGCAGATTTCGCCGTACCGCACGCCCGAACTGAGCCTGGTATTTGTCGAAGACGTCACCGAACACCGTCATCGCGAGCGCTCGCATCTGGCCCGTCTGGACGACACCACCACGCAACTGGCCAAGGAAACCGCCGAACGCGTACGGGCCGAGGCGCAATTGCTGCAAGTGCAGAAAATGGATGCGCTAGGCAAGCTCACCGGCGGCATCGCCCATGACTTCAACAACCTGCTGACCGGGATCATCACCAGCCTGGAGTTGATCCAGAAGCGTGTCGCCGATCAACGTCTGGACAAGGTGCAGTTTTATTCTGAAGCGGCGCTGAATTCAGCGATGAGCGCGGCGTCCCTCACCCATCGTTTGCTGGCCTTCGCCCGTCAGCAACCGCTGGATACGCGGCCGGTGGACATCAACGATCACGTGCGTTCGCTGGAAGAACTGCTGATGCGCACCATCGGTGAACGCATCAGCCTCAAGCTTGAGCTGACCAACAAACCGGCGATCGCCCTGGTCGACCCGGTGCAGCTGGAAAGCGCGGTATTGAATCTGGTGATCAACGCCCGCGATGCGCTGCCGGCGGGCGGCAATATCTGGGTCAGCACCTACGCCGCCTATTCCCATGGCGATCCGAATCTGGCCGACGGCGCTTACGTGGCACTGTCAGTGCGTGACGACGGAACCGGGATCGAGCACAACGTCATCGATAAAGTCTTCGATCCGTTTTTCACCACCAAACCGTTGGGCCAAGGCACCGGGCTGGGGTTATCGACGATCTATGGCTTTGCCCGCCAATCGGGTGGCGACGCGCACATCCGCAGTGTCGCCCGGCGCGGCACCGAAGTGACGATCATGTTGCCGGCCACCACCGACCCGACCGGTGCCGACATCCCCCCACCCGTGGTCGATCCGCAAGGCACCGGTGAGCATGTGCTGATAGTCGAGGACATGCCGTCGGTGCGCATGTTTGTCACCGAAGTGCTGGAGGACGCGGGTTATCGCTGCACCCAGGCGGCGGATATCGAAACGGCGCTGGAGCGATTGCAGAATGATCCGTCGATCAACCTCCTGCTGACCGACGTCGGCCTGCCGCGCATGAGCGGTCGGGAATTGGCAGATGTTGCGCGAGGCTGGCGTGACGGATTGCCGATTCTGTTCATGACCGGGTATGCGGAAACGGCGATCAACCGCCAGGTGTTTCTGGGCAGTGGCATGGACATGCTGGTCAAGCCGTTCCAGATCAGTGAGCTACTCGACAAGGTCCGCCGCACCCTCGATGGTGCCTGA
- a CDS encoding excinuclease ABC subunit UvrA has protein sequence MTSKRTSKAPAGMVRVRGAREHNLKNVDVDIPRDALVVFTGVSGSGKSSLAFSTLYAEAQRRYFESVAPYARRLIDQVGVPDVDSIEGLPPAVALQQQRGTPSTRSSVGSVTTLSSLIRMLYSRAGSYPPGQPMLYAEDFSPNTPQGACPECHGLGRVYEVTEALMVPDPNLTIRQRAVASWPLAWQGQNLRDILVTMGIDVDIPWKKLPKKQRDWILFTEETPTVPVYAGLTPEETRVALKRKMEPSYQGTFSGARRYILHTFSHSQSALMKKRVAQFMLGSPCPLCDGKRLKREALSVTFAGYDIGELAQMSLLQVAEVLKPVAAHSYLEHAEETGETLSHAQTREARQQRVAHGASGHASAPDVRHTPNLSLEKRLAAQRIAEDLLERVSTLTDLGLGYLALERSTPTLSSGELQRLRLATQLGSQLFGVIYVLDEPSAGLHPADGEALFEALQRLKADGNTLFVVEHDLETMRRADWLIDVGPAAGEQGGQVLYSGPPAGLAEIAQSQTRAYLFAESQRQTRTARKPTAWLKLDGITRNNLNNLSAEFPLGCFTSVTGVSGSGKSSLVSQALLELVGAQLGRPPVDSEPEELSLEDDAPQVSSGQVTSGLESIKRLVQVDQKPIGRTPRSNLATYTGLFDNVRKLYAATDAARRAGYDAGQFSFNVAKGRCATCEGEGFVSVELLFMPSVYAPCPTCHGARYNPQTLAILWEGLSIAQVLQLTVDEAVTVFAGQPGIRRSLEVLRDIGLGYLRLGQPATELSGGEAQRIKLATELQRNQRGATLYVLDEPTTGLHPRDVDRLLEQLDTLVTAGHTVIVVEHEMRVVAQSDWVIDIGPGAGDQGGRIVVAGTPQKVAASNKSKTAPFLVRALNR, from the coding sequence ATGACTTCCAAACGCACCTCCAAAGCACCCGCCGGCATGGTCCGGGTGCGCGGCGCCCGTGAACATAATCTGAAAAACGTCGATGTCGACATTCCTCGCGATGCGCTGGTGGTGTTTACCGGTGTCTCGGGGTCCGGCAAGTCGTCGCTGGCGTTTTCCACGTTGTACGCCGAAGCCCAGCGCCGCTATTTCGAATCGGTGGCGCCGTATGCGCGACGGCTGATCGATCAGGTTGGCGTACCGGATGTCGACTCGATTGAAGGCCTGCCGCCGGCCGTGGCCCTGCAACAGCAACGCGGCACGCCGAGCACACGTTCGTCGGTGGGCAGCGTGACGACGTTGTCGAGCCTGATCCGCATGCTCTATTCGCGCGCCGGCAGTTATCCGCCGGGGCAACCGATGTTGTATGCCGAGGACTTTTCGCCGAACACCCCGCAAGGCGCGTGCCCTGAATGCCATGGCCTCGGGCGGGTGTATGAAGTCACCGAAGCGCTGATGGTGCCGGATCCGAACCTGACCATTCGCCAGCGTGCCGTGGCTTCCTGGCCGTTGGCGTGGCAGGGGCAAAACCTGCGCGACATCCTCGTGACCATGGGCATCGACGTCGACATCCCGTGGAAAAAGCTGCCGAAAAAACAGCGCGACTGGATTCTCTTCACCGAAGAAACCCCGACCGTGCCGGTGTACGCCGGGCTGACCCCGGAAGAAACCCGCGTCGCCCTCAAGCGCAAGATGGAGCCGAGTTATCAGGGCACCTTCAGCGGCGCCAGACGCTACATTCTGCACACGTTCAGCCATTCGCAAAGTGCGCTGATGAAGAAGCGCGTTGCGCAGTTCATGCTCGGCAGCCCATGCCCGCTATGTGACGGCAAGCGCCTGAAGCGTGAAGCGTTGTCGGTGACGTTTGCCGGGTATGACATCGGTGAACTGGCGCAGATGTCGTTGCTGCAAGTGGCCGAGGTCTTGAAACCCGTGGCGGCGCACAGTTATCTGGAGCACGCCGAGGAAACCGGCGAGACCTTGAGCCATGCGCAAACCCGCGAGGCCCGTCAGCAACGCGTGGCCCACGGCGCCAGCGGCCATGCCAGCGCGCCGGATGTGCGCCACACGCCGAACCTGTCGCTGGAGAAACGCCTGGCGGCGCAGCGCATTGCCGAGGATTTGCTGGAACGGGTCAGCACGCTGACCGATCTGGGCCTCGGTTATCTGGCGCTGGAGCGCAGCACGCCGACGCTGTCGTCCGGTGAGCTGCAGCGTTTGCGCTTGGCGACGCAACTGGGCTCGCAATTGTTCGGGGTGATTTATGTACTCGACGAGCCATCCGCCGGTTTGCATCCGGCCGATGGCGAGGCTTTGTTCGAGGCGTTGCAGCGCTTGAAGGCTGACGGCAACACGCTGTTTGTGGTCGAGCACGACCTGGAAACCATGCGCCGCGCCGACTGGCTGATCGACGTCGGCCCGGCGGCGGGCGAGCAGGGAGGGCAGGTGCTGTACAGCGGCCCACCGGCAGGTCTGGCCGAGATCGCACAGTCGCAGACTCGCGCGTATCTGTTTGCCGAATCGCAACGCCAGACTAGAACGGCGCGCAAGCCGACGGCGTGGCTGAAACTCGACGGGATCACTCGCAACAACCTGAACAACCTCAGTGCCGAATTCCCGCTGGGCTGCTTTACCTCGGTGACGGGTGTGTCCGGCTCCGGCAAGTCGAGTCTGGTCAGTCAGGCGTTGCTGGAACTGGTCGGCGCTCAGCTGGGGCGTCCGCCGGTGGACAGCGAACCGGAAGAACTCAGCCTCGAAGATGACGCGCCGCAGGTCAGCAGCGGCCAGGTGACCTCAGGGCTGGAGTCGATCAAACGCCTAGTGCAGGTCGACCAGAAACCCATCGGCCGCACGCCACGCTCCAATCTGGCGACCTACACAGGCCTGTTCGACAACGTGCGCAAGCTGTATGCCGCCACCGATGCGGCACGGCGCGCGGGTTACGACGCCGGGCAGTTTTCCTTCAACGTCGCCAAGGGCCGTTGCGCCACCTGTGAGGGTGAAGGCTTTGTCAGTGTCGAGTTGTTATTCATGCCCAGTGTCTATGCGCCGTGCCCGACCTGCCATGGCGCGCGCTACAACCCACAGACGCTGGCGATTCTCTGGGAGGGTTTGAGCATCGCGCAGGTACTGCAATTGACTGTCGATGAAGCGGTGACGGTGTTTGCCGGGCAACCGGGGATCCGTCGTTCGCTGGAAGTGCTGCGCGACATTGGCCTCGGTTATCTGCGCCTCGGGCAACCGGCCACGGAACTGTCCGGCGGCGAAGCACAGCGGATCAAACTGGCCACCGAGTTGCAGCGCAACCAGCGCGGCGCAACCTTGTACGTGCTGGATGAACCGACCACCGGGCTGCATCCGCGCGATGTCGATCGGTTGCTGGAGCAACTGGACACGCTGGTGACGGCGGGGCACACGGTGATCGTGGTCGAGCACGAAATGCGCGTGGTCGCGCAGAGTGACTGGGTGATCGACATCGGGCCGGGGGCGGGGGATCAGGGCGGCCGAATCGTGGTCGCGGGTACACCGCAGAAGGTTGCGGCGAGCAATAAGAGCAAGACTGCGCCGTTTCTGGTTCGGGCTTTGAACCGATAG
- a CDS encoding ABC transporter ATP-binding protein — protein sequence MGQPIAIEVRNVSKRYSDDPGLAPALDNVSVNIADNEFFTLLGPSGCGKTTLLRTIAGFEHVSEGEIRLAGEPVNDLPPFKRRVNTVFQSYALFPHMSVAQNIAFGLEMQGLDRKLIPDRVNEMLALVQMEHLAGRKPAELSGGQQQRVALARALAPKPKVLLLDEPLSALDLKLRKEMQVELKRVQKEAGITFIFVTHDQEEALTLSDRIAVMSAGKILQIGTPTDIYEHPKHRFVAQFIGDINFLPGQLKHGEHNEKLFVPNGMPIEIPYQQQSFAGSSVQLAFRPERSQLVDASQPHHLRGVIEAVLYVGTATLYQCRLNNDIKVMLRENNEGLNQSRAVGERVAVHLPPHACLLMEA from the coding sequence ATGGGTCAACCAATAGCAATTGAAGTGCGCAACGTCTCCAAACGGTATTCCGATGATCCTGGCCTCGCGCCAGCCCTCGACAATGTCTCGGTGAACATCGCCGACAACGAATTCTTCACCCTGCTCGGCCCTTCGGGCTGCGGCAAAACCACCTTGCTGCGGACCATCGCCGGCTTCGAACACGTCAGTGAAGGCGAGATTCGCCTGGCCGGCGAACCGGTCAACGATCTGCCGCCGTTCAAGCGTCGGGTCAACACGGTGTTCCAGAGCTACGCGCTGTTTCCGCACATGAGTGTGGCGCAGAATATCGCCTTCGGCCTCGAGATGCAGGGTCTTGATCGCAAGTTGATCCCCGATCGCGTCAACGAGATGCTCGCGCTGGTGCAAATGGAGCACCTGGCCGGGCGCAAACCGGCCGAATTGTCCGGCGGCCAGCAACAGCGCGTGGCTCTGGCCCGGGCCTTGGCGCCGAAACCGAAAGTCTTGCTGCTCGACGAACCGCTGTCGGCACTCGATCTGAAGCTGCGCAAGGAAATGCAGGTCGAACTCAAGCGCGTACAGAAAGAAGCCGGCATCACCTTCATTTTCGTCACCCACGATCAGGAAGAAGCGCTGACCCTGTCCGACCGCATCGCCGTGATGTCTGCCGGCAAGATCCTACAGATCGGCACCCCGACCGACATTTACGAACACCCCAAACACCGCTTCGTCGCGCAGTTTATCGGCGACATCAACTTCCTCCCCGGCCAGCTCAAGCACGGCGAACACAACGAAAAACTCTTCGTACCCAACGGCATGCCGATTGAAATCCCTTATCAGCAACAGAGCTTCGCCGGCAGCAGCGTGCAACTGGCGTTTCGCCCGGAGCGCTCGCAACTGGTCGACGCCAGCCAGCCGCATCACCTGCGCGGGGTGATCGAAGCGGTGCTCTACGTCGGCACCGCCACGCTCTATCAATGCCGTTTGAACAACGACATCAAAGTCATGCTGCGCGAAAACAATGAAGGCCTGAACCAAAGCCGTGCGGTCGGCGAACGCGTCGCTGTGCACTTGCCGCCGCACGCCTGCCTGTTGATGGAGGCCTGA
- a CDS encoding ABC transporter permease produces the protein MSVSSTSPALNRALLLSPVVLTLLALIAIPLGIMGYISLLPRNTYGGVDWQAPWQLQSYVQLFFQEGFDGELELNWVYAQALLRSVLQAGGTTALCFLLGFPVALWMSSLTPRRRNLMVLLITIPFWTNLLIRNYAWLIILREHGWVAQSLNALLPSAGGITLLYNDFAVSVGLVYSFLPFMILPIYSTLEKLDWRLVEAAYDLGANRWHALRRIILPLSMPGVIAGALLVFVPSLGAFITPAILGGGKTLMIGNLIQQQFGTARNWPLGSSLSFLLLAILLVSLVLYALYSRRAAKTIHRGAKA, from the coding sequence ATGAGCGTCAGCAGCACTTCCCCTGCCCTCAACCGTGCGCTGTTGCTCAGCCCGGTGGTGTTGACCCTGCTCGCCCTGATCGCCATTCCGTTGGGGATCATGGGCTACATCAGCCTGTTGCCGCGCAACACCTACGGCGGCGTCGACTGGCAAGCGCCATGGCAACTGCAAAGTTACGTGCAGCTGTTTTTCCAGGAAGGGTTCGACGGTGAACTGGAGCTGAACTGGGTCTACGCCCAGGCGCTATTGCGCTCGGTGCTGCAGGCCGGCGGCACCACGGCGCTGTGCTTTCTGTTGGGTTTTCCGGTGGCGTTGTGGATGTCGAGCCTGACCCCGCGCCGACGCAACCTGATGGTGTTGCTCATCACTATTCCGTTCTGGACCAACCTGCTGATCCGCAACTACGCGTGGCTGATCATCCTGCGCGAACACGGTTGGGTCGCACAGAGCCTCAACGCGCTGTTGCCGAGTGCCGGCGGCATCACCCTGCTCTACAACGACTTCGCGGTGAGTGTCGGTCTGGTCTACAGCTTCCTGCCGTTCATGATTCTGCCGATCTACTCGACGCTGGAAAAACTCGACTGGCGTCTGGTCGAGGCCGCTTACGACCTTGGCGCCAATCGCTGGCACGCGTTGCGACGGATCATCCTGCCGTTGTCGATGCCCGGGGTGATTGCCGGCGCGTTGCTGGTGTTTGTGCCGAGCCTCGGCGCCTTCATCACCCCGGCGATTCTTGGCGGCGGCAAGACGCTGATGATCGGCAACCTGATCCAGCAACAGTTCGGCACCGCGCGTAACTGGCCGCTGGGCAGTTCGCTGTCATTCCTGTTGCTGGCGATTCTGCTGGTGTCGCTGGTGCTCTATGCGCTGTACAGCCGCCGCGCGGCCAAGACCATCCATCGGGGGGCCAAAGCATGA
- a CDS encoding ABC transporter permease, producing the protein MISLHLKKLPATREISLLILAYLYLPIFVLIAYSFNANRSATVWTELSFAWYGRILANPSIQTAALNSIIVATIATVCATAIALLAALATYRPFYGQKMVEGGINLPLILPEIVTAVATLLLFMALGIKLGLLTVIVAHIGFCIPFAYLPIRARLNDLDKSLLEAANDLYANPWQVFRRVTLPLLWPAVLSGAVLAFVVSLDDFIMTFFVAGPGSTTLPVYIFSAIKAGVTPEINAISTLMLVISIVLVVLAFWLGQRGKQP; encoded by the coding sequence ATGATTTCCCTGCACCTGAAGAAACTCCCGGCGACCCGCGAAATAAGCCTGCTGATCCTCGCCTACCTGTACTTGCCGATCTTCGTGTTGATCGCCTACAGCTTCAACGCCAATCGCTCAGCGACGGTGTGGACCGAGCTTTCGTTTGCCTGGTACGGGCGGATTCTGGCCAACCCGTCGATTCAGACGGCGGCGCTGAATTCGATCATCGTCGCCACCATCGCTACGGTCTGTGCCACCGCGATTGCACTGCTCGCAGCACTGGCCACATACCGGCCGTTCTACGGGCAGAAAATGGTCGAGGGCGGGATCAACCTGCCGCTGATCCTGCCGGAGATCGTCACAGCCGTCGCCACCCTGCTGCTGTTCATGGCGCTGGGCATCAAGCTTGGTTTGCTCACGGTGATCGTCGCCCACATCGGCTTCTGCATTCCCTTCGCTTATCTGCCGATCCGCGCGCGGCTCAACGATCTGGACAAGAGTCTGCTGGAAGCGGCCAACGACCTGTACGCCAATCCATGGCAAGTGTTCCGCCGCGTGACCTTGCCGTTGCTGTGGCCGGCGGTGCTGTCCGGTGCGGTGCTGGCGTTCGTGGTCAGCCTCGATGATTTCATCATGACCTTCTTCGTCGCCGGCCCCGGTTCGACGACGTTGCCGGTGTACATCTTCTCGGCGATCAAGGCTGGCGTGACCCCGGAGATCAATGCGATCTCGACGCTGATGCTGGTGATCTCGATTGTCCTGGTGGTGCTGGCCTTCTGGCTGGGCCAACGCGGTAAACAACCATAA